The stretch of DNA TGCCCATTCGGTCCTGCGCCACGTTCCAGGCATGCTCCGAGAGCCCGATCATCGGCCTGAGTTGCCCTGCAACCCGGTGCAGATCGCCCCAATCCTTCAGGAATCCACCCATATTGCGCGCCCAGGATGCGAATTCCGGACAGGCCTGCATGATTGTCGGCAGGTCGAGCCCTGTGCGCTTCTTACGTACCTCTGCAACCCAGTCTTCCAGCTCGCTGTCAACCCGCTCTTCGGATGGAGCATTGTGCACGACACCCGCCGCTTCCTCTTTTTCTGAGGAATTACTAGTTACAGGATTAAGTTGGTTTGTAATTAGTATGTGAGGTTCGGAAATGACCTCCCTGGGGTTCATTTCTTGAGTCTTCTCCATGATTTGGGCGTCATTATTACCGGTGTTCTCCACAGGTTTCGCCGCACAAGTCGCCTTGAGATAGGCCGCCTCCACCCGTTCCTGGAGTTCCTTGAACCAGGTCAGCAGACGGGCAAGCTGTTCGGAGGCTTCCTGACGGCGCGGAAGCCGGTCCAGAAGTTCTTCAAAAAGGCCGGTGAACTGCGTCCAGGGGCCGCGGAGAGCGCAGCCGACGGCGGCCTCGATCCGCGCGCGGATCATCCGTCGCGCAACCGTGATCTGGCGCTTAAGGCGCTGACAGAGCTCGCGCTCGGCCTGCAAATCGGCATGTAGCTCCTCGAACTCCACGACACGCGCCGACAGCGGCGACAGATCGAAGCCGTAGGCCTCGATGATGCGCCCCTCGGCGTCCCTGCGGCCCCAACGCTTGCCGTTCGGGCTGTCCTGGAAAGAAATCACGCCGATCTCAGCCAGGCGCCGTGCATGGCGCTTGAGCGCGGAGAGCGAGAACCCCGTCTGCTCCATCAGATAGGCGTTCGACGCCCAGACGATCGGGCGTTGCCCCTCCTCCCAGTCCTGGCCCTGGGTAAAGGCCCCGAGCGTATCGAGGAGCATCATGTCTCCGGCCTTGAGGCCAATGTAGGCTCCAACGCGCTTCACGGCCACGAAGGCCCGCGTTTTGGGTATAGCTACTCGTTCACCGGCTTGGGCAAGCTGCTCTGCAATGCCAAGACCCGGTGTCGGCTTGCGCCAACCTGTATGTTTCATGCCTGTATCTCACCTCCGTTAATGTGGAGGCAAAAGAAAGCCGTTCGCTCAAAAGCGTTCGTCGTTGACAGTGATTCGTGGGAGAGGTATCTTCTAAGCGACCAAACTTTTCAGATTAGCTCTCAGGCCACGCTGCTTGGGGGCTTTTCTTTTGCCTAGATCATCGTTCCGACTGCTCCTCTTTTGTCGCGAGGAATTCGCTGTAGAGCTGATCCAGTCGACCGGAGAGAAAGTCTCCGAACTCGGTTGAATCTTGCGCCGTGAGCGAAATACTGAATGCCTTACCGGACCGGCCGATCACGCCTTTGATGCGGCCTTTGCCGGCGGTCCAGGTGCGTTTCTTGGGCGTAGCGCGTGCTTTTCGTCGCTTCGGAGCCCTGCCCGCTTCTGCCAGTTTGCTGTGCAAGAACTCGAAGCGAGCATCACTATCGAGTTCCTGAAACCCGTCAAACTCTAAGGCTTCTTTGAGGATATTGTCGTTCGCCGGCTCCAAAGCAAGCTTCTTGAAATCCTCCCAGCGATCACGCCCGATCTGCTTGGCTGGGCCAATCTGCTCGATAACGTCCCGCGGGACATTCTGAGCCACCGACAGCATGCGCGAAAGCAGTGTCCCATCAATGGTCAACGCAGCTTGGATCACATCCTTTAACTGCCCCATATCCAAGAGACTCTTCGCAAACAGCGCCTTCTCGATGAACGAGAGATCTGCGCGCGCCGTATTCTCCTGCCCTTGAGCAAGAATGTGCGCCACATCGTCCATTGGTTTGACAACAGCGCGAACCTTACGGTTGAGCGCCGATGCAACTCGAACGCGGCGATGCCCGAAGACGATCATATAGCGACCGTCTTTTTCCGGATGCGGGCGAAGCAATACTGGTGTGTCTTGGCGGCCGGCTGCGATCGAAGCCTTCAGTTCATCGAACGCTTGGTCGTCATCGCTGAGGCGATCCGAGACAAAGGACACGTCGATCAATTGTGGATCGATCTCCACAATCGTTTCCCCTTCGAGGAGACGCTTCGAGTTCTCCGCGAGGCTGTCGATTGAAACTTTCATCGACTTCGAAGCACCGCGCATTGCGTAACCAGAGCGGCCAGAATCCTTGGATTGCTCCGGGGAACCGCTCATGACGCTTTTCAGGAGGTCTTTTCGAGCCATCACGCTAACTCCTT from Leisingera daeponensis DSM 23529 encodes:
- the repC gene encoding plasmid replication protein RepC is translated as MKHTGWRKPTPGLGIAEQLAQAGERVAIPKTRAFVAVKRVGAYIGLKAGDMMLLDTLGAFTQGQDWEEGQRPIVWASNAYLMEQTGFSLSALKRHARRLAEIGVISFQDSPNGKRWGRRDAEGRIIEAYGFDLSPLSARVVEFEELHADLQAERELCQRLKRQITVARRMIRARIEAAVGCALRGPWTQFTGLFEELLDRLPRRQEASEQLARLLTWFKELQERVEAAYLKATCAAKPVENTGNNDAQIMEKTQEMNPREVISEPHILITNQLNPVTSNSSEKEEAAGVVHNAPSEERVDSELEDWVAEVRKKRTGLDLPTIMQACPEFASWARNMGGFLKDWGDLHRVAGQLRPMIGLSEHAWNVAQDRMGTQVATAAFALVFEKHSAGEVSSPGGYLRGMVEKAGAGELHLERSFYGRLSGQAA
- the repB gene encoding plasmid partitioning protein RepB, which translates into the protein MARKDLLKSVMSGSPEQSKDSGRSGYAMRGASKSMKVSIDSLAENSKRLLEGETIVEIDPQLIDVSFVSDRLSDDDQAFDELKASIAAGRQDTPVLLRPHPEKDGRYMIVFGHRRVRVASALNRKVRAVVKPMDDVAHILAQGQENTARADLSFIEKALFAKSLLDMGQLKDVIQAALTIDGTLLSRMLSVAQNVPRDVIEQIGPAKQIGRDRWEDFKKLALEPANDNILKEALEFDGFQELDSDARFEFLHSKLAEAGRAPKRRKARATPKKRTWTAGKGRIKGVIGRSGKAFSISLTAQDSTEFGDFLSGRLDQLYSEFLATKEEQSER